Proteins encoded in a region of the [Chlorobium] sp. 445 genome:
- a CDS encoding anti-anti-sigma factor, translating into MLEDELKVSTRVIGNIAVIDLVGDVTTFAEAKINAAYQEMSQNGAQQILLNFRQNDYI; encoded by the coding sequence ATGCTGGAAGATGAACTGAAAGTGAGTACCCGCGTCATCGGCAATATTGCAGTGATTGATCTGGTGGGCGATGTTACGACCTTTGCGGAAGCGAAGATCAACGCTGCCTATCAGGAGATGTCGCAGAATGGCGCACAGCAGATTCTGCTCAACTTTCGCCAGAATGATTACATC